In Thermodesulfobacteriota bacterium, the genomic window CTCCAAAAAAGGAGGTCGTTCGGGCGTAGACCTCGCTCCAGTGCCCTCGCTGTTCGACCTCCGGTTGTCTCGGCACCGATCTTCCTTCCTGGAGCTCCCCACGCGGCGGGGCGGCCCGTGCAGCACGACTCCTGCGGGGGCGGACGAAGCTGCCGCCCCATCCTACCGGGTCGAGGGAGGTGGGTCGAGTCGGGAACGGGGCAGGGCCGCTCCGTCGGGCGAAATTCTTCTTTCTGCCTCGTCTCTCCAAGCGTGCGGGCCGACCCCCGTTGGGCGGCCGGCCGCAGCCCTCCCGGCGGCGGGCTTGCCGGGCGGCGGAAGTCCGCTACTGTGGGGGCCATGCGTGCGGCAGCCGTTCTGGTGACTCTGTGCCTTGCCCTCGCCCCCTGGCCCGCCGCCGGGGGCTGGGAAGCCTCCGGCTTCAGCCACCGGCCCGTCTTCGTGGACCCCCACCTGGGGGGGTGGGCGGCGCCCCTGGAGACCCTGTGCTTCCAGGCCGGGGGCGGGGAGCTGTATTACGTGGCGGGGGTCTTTCTCGGCGAAGGGAAGACCCTGGCGCTGGTGTCCCGCTCCAAGCTGACCCTGCGCCAGGTGGAGCAGAGAGCCCTCCAGGCCTACGCCGGCCGCCTGGCGCGGGACCTGGCTCCCAGCGTGTCCGCCATGGAGGGCCGGGGCATGGTCGAGCGCGTCGTCCTGCTTTTCTACGCCACGGCGCTCTCCGGAAACCTGCTCCGGCTCGAGCTGTGGGAAGCCGAGGTGCCGGCCCGCGCCCTGGCGCAACAGGGCGCCGTCGCCCTGCGGCTCGCGGAGCGTCGCGCCGCGCCGGCACTGACCCCGTGATCCGCGGGATTTCGATCGTCCTGCCCGAGGGGAAGGGTCCGAGGCGGTCACGAATGAGGAGGACATACATGCACCGGTCCGTTCGGCTCCCCGGCCCGTGGGTCCTCGCTGGGCTCCTGTTCCTCGCGCTCGGGTGCGCGCCGCGGGGCTACGTGGTGGAACCCTCGTCCTGGGTGGAGACGGCGGACTGGTCCCGGGCCGAGCGGGTCCGGGTGGAAGTGACGGAGCACGGTTTCGCGCCGCAGGTGCTCACCCTGCGGGAAGGGAAAGCCTATCTGCTGGAGATCGCCAATGCCGGGAGCGAGCCCCACGCCTTTGCCGCTCCCGACTTCTTTCGCGCCGTGGCACTGCGGGAGGTCCGGGTGGTGGGCGCGGCCTCCCTGGATGCGTCGCGCTTCTCTGTGGTGCGGGTGGAACCGGGGCAGACGGTGGTGACCTCCCTCGTGGCGGTGCGGCCCGACGACTACCCGGTGGTCTGCACCGTCTCCGGGCACCGGGAGCGGGGGATGTCAGGGGCGCTGCGCATCCTGCCCAAAGCCAAGGCGCCCTAATCCCCGCGCCCCTCCGGGTTCCCCTCCAGGCCGAGTTCGGCGGCCACGGCCCGCATCCCCTCGATGGTGTCCGCGATGAGGTCCGAGAGCTCCACGCCGAGCATCTCGGCCCCGTTCTCGATGACCGAGCGGTCCACCCCGGCGGCGAACGCCTTGTCCTTCCACTTCTTCTTCACGCTCTTCACCGGCAGATCGAGCACGCTCTTCGAGGGCCGCACCAGGGCCGCGGCCGCTACCAGGCCCGTGAGCTCGTCCACCGCGTAGAGGGTCTTCTCCAGGTCGGTGCGGGGCTCCACGTCGGAGCACAAGCCCCACCCGTGGGCCAGAACGGCGCGGATGTGCTCCTCGGCCCACCCGGCCTCCCGTAGGATGGCGGGGGCATGGCGCAGGTGCTCCTCGGGGTAGCGCTCGTAGTCCACGTCGTGGACGAGCCCGATGGCGCCCCACAGCTCCTCGTCCTCGCCGCGCTTTCGGGCCGCATGGCGCATCACGGCCTCCACCGCCAGGGCGTGGCGCAGCAGGTTCTCGCTCTTCACGTGTTGGGTCAGCACCCGCCAGGCCTCGTCCCGCGTAGGTCCGCTCATGGTTGCTCCTCCCTCTTGCGGGGGGCCTCATTCCCGCCCCAGCTCCCTGTCTCGTTTCGAGATGTGCGCTTCGGTCTCATGCCCTTCCCTGCTTGTCCCCCGCGCGAGCCTCCGCTAGCATCGCGGCCTCTACCGGAGACCCCATGACCCTTCGCAGGCCCGGCCCTTTGACCAAGCTCACCGTCGCCGCCGTCTTCTGGGGCGGCGCTTTCGTGGCAGGCAAGGTCGCCCTGCGGGACGTGGCGCCCGAGGCCGCGGCTTTCTGGCGGTTCGCCATCGGCGCGGGGGTGCTGGCCTGGATCTGGGCGCTCCGGGAGGGGCCTGCCGCCCTGCCACGCACCGCCCGCGGGTGGGCCGGGCTCGCGGCCCTGGGGGCCTCGGGTGTCTTCGCATACAACTGGTTTTTTTTCAAGGGACTCGCCCTGGCGGAGGCAGGGGCGGCGGCCCTGGTGATTACCACCAACCCGGCGCTCACCGCCCTGTTTTCGGCCTTCTTCCTAGGTGAGCGGCTTTCGCGGGCGCGGGTGGCGGGTTTTGCCCTGGCAGCGTGCGGCGCCCTGGTGGTCCTGTCGGGAGGGCAGCCGGACCGGCTCCTCGCCCTGCGACTCGACGCGGGCGCGGCGTGGCTCGGCGCCGCGGTGCTGTGCTGGGTGGTGTACGTCCTCCTGGGCAAGGTGGTGCTCGAGGGGACCTCGCCCCTCACTGCCACCGCCGCGGCGTTTGCCCTGGGAACGCCGCTGCTGGGGCTCGCGGCCCTGGGCGCCGGGGAGCTCGGGGCCGCTCTCGGCGCCCCCTGGGAGGCGTGGGCGGCGCTCGCCTTCATGGGAATCTTCAGCTCGGCCCTTGGGTTCCTGTGGTTCTACGAAGGCGTGGCGGCGTTGGGTGCTTCCCGGGCATCGGTCTTCATCTACCTGGTGCCGGGGTTCGCCCTGCTCTTCGCGTGGTTCCTGCTGGGAGAGGCGGTGTCCGGGCCCAAGCTCGTGGGCGGGGCGCTGGTGGTGGCGGGCGTCGCCCTGACGTCCTGGGCTCCGGCTTCCTCGGGACAGGGGCGCCCGAGCTCGGCCCGACTCTCCCGAACGCCCGGCAGGTAGGCTCTTGCGTCCCCCGGGGCCGCCGGTACACTCCCCCGAACTCTGGCCCAGGAGGAACGCCCATGGTGACCCGCGCGGCAGACCCCGTCTGCGGCAAACCCGTCCACATCGCGGAGGAGACCCCCTCGGCGGAGTGCCGGGGCGAGACCCACTACTTCTGCTCCCGTGCCTGCCGGGAGAAGTTCGTCTGCCACCCCGACCTCACCCTCTCGGACTACCTCTACGACCTGGTCATCGTGGGCGGCGGGCCCGCGGGGATCTCGGCCGGCATCTACGCGGCCTTGGCCGGGATCGACACCCTGTTCCTCACCAAGAGCCTGGGCGGGCAGGCGTGGGACTCCACGGCGGTGGTGAACTACCCGGGATTCGAGCTCATCGCCGGGCCGGACCTGGTGGAGCGGTTTCAGAAGCAGCTCTTCGAGAATCTGCACCTGGCCCACCAGATCTGCGCCGTCACCGGGATTGGAAAGGAGAAGGACGTCTTTTCCCTGACCACCGATGGGGGGGATGTCTACCGCTCCCGCACGGTGCTCCTCACCACGGGGATGAAGCGCCGGCGCCTGGGCATCCCGGGGGAGGACGAGTTCCGGGGCAAGGGGGTGATGGAGTTCCATGCGCTCCTGGCGGAGCGATTTGCGGGGAAGGAAGTGGCGGTGGCGGGGGGAGGGAACTCGGCGCTCCAGGCAGCGCTGGGCCTGGCGGAAAAGGGCGCCCGGGTTGCGGTGGCGAGCCGTTCCTTCCGGGCCGACCAGTACTTGCAGGACAAGGTGGCGGGGCGCGACGACATCGTGCTGCTACGCAACCGGGATCCGGTGCGCCTGGAGGGGAGGGCTCGGGTGGAGGTGCTGGTGGTGCGAAACCTCGACACCGGGGCGGAGGAGGTGCTCCCGGTGGAGGCGGTCTTCGTGGAGATCGGGCTCGTGCCGAGCAGCGAGCTCGTGCGGGACCTCGTGCACGTGAACGCCCGGGGCGAGGTGGAGGTGGACCGCAACTGCCGCACCGGGCTGCCGGGGCTCTTTGCCGCCGGTGACGTCACCAACACGGTGGGCAAGCGCATCCTGATCGCGG contains:
- a CDS encoding FAD-dependent oxidoreductase, which produces MVTRAADPVCGKPVHIAEETPSAECRGETHYFCSRACREKFVCHPDLTLSDYLYDLVIVGGGPAGISAGIYAALAGIDTLFLTKSLGGQAWDSTAVVNYPGFELIAGPDLVERFQKQLFENLHLAHQICAVTGIGKEKDVFSLTTDGGDVYRSRTVLLTTGMKRRRLGIPGEDEFRGKGVMEFHALLAERFAGKEVAVAGGGNSALQAALGLAEKGARVAVASRSFRADQYLQDKVAGRDDIVLLRNRDPVRLEGRARVEVLVVRNLDTGAEEVLPVEAVFVEIGLVPSSELVRDLVHVNARGEVEVDRNCRTGLPGLFAAGDVTNTVGKRILIAAGEGAKAVLAVGEYLQSRAEGGSSS
- a CDS encoding HDIG domain-containing metalloprotein, whose amino-acid sequence is MSGPTRDEAWRVLTQHVKSENLLRHALAVEAVMRHAARKRGEDEELWGAIGLVHDVDYERYPEEHLRHAPAILREAGWAEEHIRAVLAHGWGLCSDVEPRTDLEKTLYAVDELTGLVAAAALVRPSKSVLDLPVKSVKKKWKDKAFAAGVDRSVIENGAEMLGVELSDLIADTIEGMRAVAAELGLEGNPEGRGD
- a CDS encoding DMT family transporter; amino-acid sequence: MTLRRPGPLTKLTVAAVFWGGAFVAGKVALRDVAPEAAAFWRFAIGAGVLAWIWALREGPAALPRTARGWAGLAALGASGVFAYNWFFFKGLALAEAGAAALVITTNPALTALFSAFFLGERLSRARVAGFALAACGALVVLSGGQPDRLLALRLDAGAAWLGAAVLCWVVYVLLGKVVLEGTSPLTATAAAFALGTPLLGLAALGAGELGAALGAPWEAWAALAFMGIFSSALGFLWFYEGVAALGASRASVFIYLVPGFALLFAWFLLGEAVSGPKLVGGALVVAGVALTSWAPASSGQGRPSSARLSRTPGR